From a single Pelmatolapia mariae isolate MD_Pm_ZW linkage group LG20, Pm_UMD_F_2, whole genome shotgun sequence genomic region:
- the zgc:136971 gene encoding S9 family peptidase isoform X1: MEPRQITGVYGEVSGLPAPVSAHVREEQLQEPRIYTVTAEWSQSELVRCSRLRYLREFTLISESNNHKIIRTVLPPGPCVSVSGELLSGFSPIRGLRAVIRDTSGHQLLEIWNCHGLRKCLNLTALNKHGRVYDDAQFGCLSWSECENKLLYVAERSKNTSAETQDGGHAWRKDRSLYCEDWGEALTNRSEPAICVVDLEIGAVSVLEGVPHDVSPGQALWAPGSQSVFFIGWYHEPFRLGLKFCSNRRSALFKIDLCGHCERLSGENLSVSNPRLSPDGFTLIYLQGAVFGPHNQCLSLQQLDLESGETSTLLDVVSRPQAGEFAGMYEALPSCCWSADSQRVMFSSACRNWKGLFLVDRRSKIVTSLSDSKSPSSPPPLSPPPPPPLSLLSSSPSLLFPPPPPSPLSPLLPPPPFPCWASCPLPSPLFPPPDDSPSVSHSSSPVSPTPPSPFLPPPPSPFLPVPVPPLPHESPLPPPPPPPPPSDSLSEPLPPPPPLFHLHQEDKGEQKDLSDSSSQLYGSWKLLTVQRDLMVVCCSSPNTPPTLRVGFVPRAGEAVSWQTLQEPLMTFDFSWKVLDVTPPSDEENANYPGLDFGAVLVKPSRPLGETRTPLVVFIHGGPHSQFPAEWNSTTAGLAKLGFAVLMVNYRGSTGFGQHSILSLIGQIGSQDVKDVQRAVLTALERDPNLDPDRLAAIGGSHGGFLACHLLGQYPESYRVCAARNPVINAATLLGTSDIVDWRYTSAGFHYSYDQIPTAEALAAMLQKSPIAHAAKIKAPVLLMLGGRDRRVSPHQGMELYKALKSRGSPVRLLWFPEDGHSLSRVDTQVDCFLNTALWLHQHL, translated from the exons ATGGAGCCCAGACAAATCACCGGGGTGTACGGAGAGGTGAGCGGCCTGCCTGCGCCTGTTTCAGCCCATGTGAGAGAGGAGCAGCTCCAGGAGCCCCGGATATACACGGTGACAGCAG AGTGGAGTCAGAGCGAACTGGTTCGATGCTCCAGACTCCGATACTTGCGGGAGTTCACGCTGATCTCGGAGAGCAACAATCACAAGATCATCAGGACTGTTCTTCCACCAGgaccgtgtgtgtctgtgtctggaGA gttgTTGAGTGGATTCTCTCCCATTCGAGGCCTGAGAGCTGTTATCAGAGACACGAGCGGTCACCAGCTCCTCGAG ATATGGAACTGCCACGGCCTCAGAAAATGCCTCAACCTGACTGCTCTTAACAAACACGGCCGAGTGTATGACGACG CCCAGTTTGGCTGCCTGTCGTGGTCAGAGTGTGAGAACAAACTGCTGTACGTAGCGGAGAGAAGCAAGAACACATCAGCCGAAACGCAAGATGGGGGACACGCGTGGAGAAAG GACAGGAGTTTGTACTGTGAAGATTGGGGGGAGGCCCTGACCAATAGGAGCGAGCCGGCGATTTGTGTGGTGGATTTGGAGATCGGCGCGGTCAGCGTGTTGGAGGGCGTTCCGCATGATGTTTCACCTGGACAG GCTCTGTGGGCTCCCGGCAGTCAGTCAGTGTTTTTCATTGGCTGGTACCACGAACCCTTCAGACTCGGACTAAAGTTCTGCTCCAACCGCAG GTCAGCCTTGTTCAAGATTGACCTGTGTGGACATTGTG AACGTCTGTCGGGGGAAAACCTTTCAGTGTCCAATCCCAGGCTAAGTCCTGATGGGTTCACGCTGATCTACCTGCAGGGTGCGGTGTTTGGTCCTCACAACCAGTGCCTCAGTCTGCAGCAG CTGGATCTGGAAAGCGGGGAGACATCTACGCTGCTGGATGTTGTCAGCAGGCCACAGGCTG GTGAGTTTGCAGGCATGTATGAAGCGCTGCCGTCCTGCTGCTGGTCTGCAGACAGCCAGAGAGTGATGTTCAGCAGCGCCTGCAGGAACTGGAAG GGTCTCTTCCTAGTTGACAGAAGATCAAAGATAGTCACCTCCCTCTCTGATAGTAAGAGTCCATCCTCTCCTCCACCGCTctcaccaccacctcctcctcctctttccctcCTGTCCTCATCTCCATCACTTcttttccctcctcctcctccttctcccctctctcctctgctcccccctccccctttccCATGTTGGGCTTCCTGTCCTCTCCCATCTCCTCTTTTCCCTCCTCCAGACGATTCCCCCTCTGTTTCTCATTCATCATCTCCTGTTTCTCCGACTCCTCCTTCCCCTTTTCTTCCACCTCCGCCTTCTCCTTTTCTTCCGGTTCCAGTTCCTCCCCTGCCTCATGAATCTCcccttcctcctccacctccacctccacctccttctGATTCTCTTTCTGaacctctccctcctcctcctccactgtTTCATCTTCACCAGGAGGACAAGGGAGAACAGAAAG ACCTCTCGGATTCTTCTTCCCAACTTTATGGCAGCTGGAAACTGCTGACAGTCCAGAGAGACCTGATGGTGGTCTGCTGCTCCAGCCCGAACACCCCTCCCACTCTG AGGGTGGGGTTTGTCCCGCGTGCAGGTGAGGCCGTGTCCTGGCAAACTCTGCAGGAGCCCCTCATGACCTTTGACTTCAGCTGGAAAGTTCTAGATGTGACTCCTCCATCGGACGAGGAGAACGCAAACTACC CTGGCTTAGACTTTGGTGCAGTCTTGGTTAAACCGTCTCGTCCCCTTGGTGAAACCAGGACACCTCTTGTGGTCTTCATCCATG GGGGCCCTCACTCTCAGTTCCCTGCAGAGTGGAACAGCACCACAGCTGGGCTGGCTAAACTCGGCTTCGCTGTGCTCATGG TGAACTACAGGGGATCCACGGGGTTCGGCCAGCACAGCATTTTGTCACTGATCGGTCAGATTGGGAGCCAGGATGTAAAAGATGTGCAG AGGGCTGTGCTTACTGCGCTGGAGCGTGACCCGAACCTCGACCCCGATCGCTTGGCTGCAATAGGTGGTTCTCACGGCGGTTTCCTGGCTTGTCACCTGCTCGGTCAGTATCCTGAGTCCTACAGAGTGTGCGCAGCCAGGAACCCTGTCATTAATGCTGCTACTCTATTGGGAACCAGTGATATAGTGGACTG GCGTTACACCAGTGCTGGGTTTCACTACTCCTACGACCAGATACCCACTGCTGAGGCCCTGGCTGCTATGTTACAGAAGTCACCCATTGCACATGCTGCCAag ATCAAGGCTCCGGTGCTGCTGATGCTGGGAGGCAGAGACAGGAGGGTGTCTCCACACCAGGGGATGGAGCTTTATAAAGCACTGAAGAGCCGAGGTTCACCTGTCAG GTTGCTGTGGTTTCCTGAAGATGGACATTCTCTGTCCAGAGTGGACACACAGGTTGACTGCTTCCTCAACACAGCGCTGTGGCTGCACCAGCATCTCTGa
- the zgc:136971 gene encoding S9 family peptidase isoform X2, with protein MEPRQITGVYGEVSGLPAPVSAHVREEQLQEPRIYTVTAEWSQSELVRCSRLRYLREFTLISESNNHKIIRTVLPPGPCVSVSGELLSGFSPIRGLRAVIRDTSGHQLLEIWNCHGLRKCLNLTALNKHGRVYDDAQFGCLSWSECENKLLYVAERSKNTSAETQDGGHAWRKDRSLYCEDWGEALTNRSEPAICVVDLEIGAVSVLEGVPHDVSPGQALWAPGSQSVFFIGWYHEPFRLGLKFCSNRRSALFKIDLCGHCERLSGENLSVSNPRLSPDGFTLIYLQGAVFGPHNQCLSLQQLDLESGETSTLLDVVSRPQAGEFAGMYEALPSCCWSADSQRVMFSSACRNWKGLFLVDRRSKIVTSLSDNLSDSSSQLYGSWKLLTVQRDLMVVCCSSPNTPPTLRVGFVPRAGEAVSWQTLQEPLMTFDFSWKVLDVTPPSDEENANYPGLDFGAVLVKPSRPLGETRTPLVVFIHGGPHSQFPAEWNSTTAGLAKLGFAVLMVNYRGSTGFGQHSILSLIGQIGSQDVKDVQRAVLTALERDPNLDPDRLAAIGGSHGGFLACHLLGQYPESYRVCAARNPVINAATLLGTSDIVDWRYTSAGFHYSYDQIPTAEALAAMLQKSPIAHAAKIKAPVLLMLGGRDRRVSPHQGMELYKALKSRGSPVRLLWFPEDGHSLSRVDTQVDCFLNTALWLHQHL; from the exons ATGGAGCCCAGACAAATCACCGGGGTGTACGGAGAGGTGAGCGGCCTGCCTGCGCCTGTTTCAGCCCATGTGAGAGAGGAGCAGCTCCAGGAGCCCCGGATATACACGGTGACAGCAG AGTGGAGTCAGAGCGAACTGGTTCGATGCTCCAGACTCCGATACTTGCGGGAGTTCACGCTGATCTCGGAGAGCAACAATCACAAGATCATCAGGACTGTTCTTCCACCAGgaccgtgtgtgtctgtgtctggaGA gttgTTGAGTGGATTCTCTCCCATTCGAGGCCTGAGAGCTGTTATCAGAGACACGAGCGGTCACCAGCTCCTCGAG ATATGGAACTGCCACGGCCTCAGAAAATGCCTCAACCTGACTGCTCTTAACAAACACGGCCGAGTGTATGACGACG CCCAGTTTGGCTGCCTGTCGTGGTCAGAGTGTGAGAACAAACTGCTGTACGTAGCGGAGAGAAGCAAGAACACATCAGCCGAAACGCAAGATGGGGGACACGCGTGGAGAAAG GACAGGAGTTTGTACTGTGAAGATTGGGGGGAGGCCCTGACCAATAGGAGCGAGCCGGCGATTTGTGTGGTGGATTTGGAGATCGGCGCGGTCAGCGTGTTGGAGGGCGTTCCGCATGATGTTTCACCTGGACAG GCTCTGTGGGCTCCCGGCAGTCAGTCAGTGTTTTTCATTGGCTGGTACCACGAACCCTTCAGACTCGGACTAAAGTTCTGCTCCAACCGCAG GTCAGCCTTGTTCAAGATTGACCTGTGTGGACATTGTG AACGTCTGTCGGGGGAAAACCTTTCAGTGTCCAATCCCAGGCTAAGTCCTGATGGGTTCACGCTGATCTACCTGCAGGGTGCGGTGTTTGGTCCTCACAACCAGTGCCTCAGTCTGCAGCAG CTGGATCTGGAAAGCGGGGAGACATCTACGCTGCTGGATGTTGTCAGCAGGCCACAGGCTG GTGAGTTTGCAGGCATGTATGAAGCGCTGCCGTCCTGCTGCTGGTCTGCAGACAGCCAGAGAGTGATGTTCAGCAGCGCCTGCAGGAACTGGAAG GGTCTCTTCCTAGTTGACAGAAGATCAAAGATAGTCACCTCCCTCTCTGATA ACCTCTCGGATTCTTCTTCCCAACTTTATGGCAGCTGGAAACTGCTGACAGTCCAGAGAGACCTGATGGTGGTCTGCTGCTCCAGCCCGAACACCCCTCCCACTCTG AGGGTGGGGTTTGTCCCGCGTGCAGGTGAGGCCGTGTCCTGGCAAACTCTGCAGGAGCCCCTCATGACCTTTGACTTCAGCTGGAAAGTTCTAGATGTGACTCCTCCATCGGACGAGGAGAACGCAAACTACC CTGGCTTAGACTTTGGTGCAGTCTTGGTTAAACCGTCTCGTCCCCTTGGTGAAACCAGGACACCTCTTGTGGTCTTCATCCATG GGGGCCCTCACTCTCAGTTCCCTGCAGAGTGGAACAGCACCACAGCTGGGCTGGCTAAACTCGGCTTCGCTGTGCTCATGG TGAACTACAGGGGATCCACGGGGTTCGGCCAGCACAGCATTTTGTCACTGATCGGTCAGATTGGGAGCCAGGATGTAAAAGATGTGCAG AGGGCTGTGCTTACTGCGCTGGAGCGTGACCCGAACCTCGACCCCGATCGCTTGGCTGCAATAGGTGGTTCTCACGGCGGTTTCCTGGCTTGTCACCTGCTCGGTCAGTATCCTGAGTCCTACAGAGTGTGCGCAGCCAGGAACCCTGTCATTAATGCTGCTACTCTATTGGGAACCAGTGATATAGTGGACTG GCGTTACACCAGTGCTGGGTTTCACTACTCCTACGACCAGATACCCACTGCTGAGGCCCTGGCTGCTATGTTACAGAAGTCACCCATTGCACATGCTGCCAag ATCAAGGCTCCGGTGCTGCTGATGCTGGGAGGCAGAGACAGGAGGGTGTCTCCACACCAGGGGATGGAGCTTTATAAAGCACTGAAGAGCCGAGGTTCACCTGTCAG GTTGCTGTGGTTTCCTGAAGATGGACATTCTCTGTCCAGAGTGGACACACAGGTTGACTGCTTCCTCAACACAGCGCTGTGGCTGCACCAGCATCTCTGa
- the ifrd2 gene encoding interferon-related developmental regulator 2 isoform X2: MPRSKTGKRGSGKPGAKNGVKGEAAASDDELTSDILSHYSSASESTSVLEEGTGSEQVDEQTAQEETEDKLKLCIDNLTDKSAKTRLAALESLRQAFSSRVLYDFLTERRLTISDCLERSLRKGSGEEKAASATVFALLCIQLGGGDEAEEGFKMLRPLLTATLSDSSASIAARQSCARTLGMCCYVSSAEDGEDLIKSLALLESVFMSSYPNGEGVLPTPKPGSAGLHTAALQAWSLLVTICPTSRLTVLLSHHLPKLQACLQSSDVNYRIAVGETIALLVELGREIDEEFEVEDGESLCECLKSLATDGNKHRAKNDRRKQRSIFREVLHYIENEDFTEEKIRFGVENVYIDSWVRRRIYDAFKEILESGVRHHLQFNQLLRDIFGLGPPLILDAAVKGNKISRFEKHLFNSAAFKARTKQRNKVRDKRADVM; encoded by the exons ATGCCGCGGAGTAAGACGGGGAAACGTGGCTCCGGTAAGCCGG GTGCTAAAAATGGAGTAAAGGGAGAGGCGGCAGCCAGCGATGATGAGCTGACGTCGGACATTCTCAGCCACTACAGCAGTGCCAGCGAGAGCACCTCGGTGCTGGAAGAGGGCACGG GAAGTGAGCAGGTGGATGAGCAAACTGCCCAGGAAGAAACAGAAGACAAACTCAAACTGTGTATAGACAACCTGACTGATAAGAG TGCAAAGACTCGTCTAGCAGCTCTTGAGTCGTTGCGACAGGCCTTCTCCTCCAGAGTGCTGTATGACTTCCTGACAGAGAGGCGCCTCACCATCAGCGACTGCCTGGAAAGGAGCCTCAGAAAAG GCAGTGGGGAGGAGAAGGCGGCGTCGGCTACGGTTTTTGCTCTGCTCTGCATTCAGCTGGGGGGCGGAGACGAGGCGGAGGAGGGCTTCAAAATGCTTCGCCCGCTTCTCACGGCCACCTTGAGCGACAGCAGTGCCAGCATAGCAGCTCGCCAGAGT TGTGCTAGGACTCTGGGGATGTGCTGCTATGTCTCATCTGCTGAAGATGGAGAG GACTTAATCAAGTCATTGGCTCTTCTGGAGAGTGTGTTCATGTCTTCGTACCCTAATGGAGAGGGAGTTCTGCCCACACCTAAACCTGGAAGTGCAGGTCTGCACACTGCTGCCCTGCAGGCCTGGTCACTGCTGGTCACCATCTGTCCCACTTCTAGACTGACTGTGCTGCTCAGCCA TCACCTCCCTAAACTACAGGCATGTCTTCAGAGCAGCGATGTGAACTACAGAATCGCAGTAGGAGAGACCATCGCCCTGCTGGTGGAGCTGGGGCGAGAGATAGACGAG GAGTTTGAGGTGGAGGACGGTGAAAGTCTGTGTGAATGCCTGAAGAGTTTGGCCACAGACGGCAACAAGCACAGAGCCAAGAACGACAGAAGGAAACAACGCTCCATCTTCCGAGAGGTGCTGCATTACATAGAG AACGAGGACTTCACAGAAGAGAAAATCAGGTTTGGAGTGGAGAACGTTTACATTGACAGCTGGGTGAGGAGAAGGATCTACGACGCCTTCAAAGAGATCCTCGAGTCTGGAGTCAGACACCATCTTCAG TTCAACCAACTACTGAGAGACATCTTTGGCCTTGGCCCACCACTCATCCTGGACGCTGCGGTCAAGGGCAACAAGATCTCACGGTTTGAGAAG CATCTTTTCAACTCGGCTGCCTTCAAAGCCAGAACTAAACAGAGGAACAAGGTCCGGGACAAACGTGCCGATGTCATGTAA
- the ifrd2 gene encoding interferon-related developmental regulator 2 isoform X1: MPRSKTGKRGSGKPGSLRQEVLQLQLSTKASLKGAKNGVKGEAAASDDELTSDILSHYSSASESTSVLEEGTGSEQVDEQTAQEETEDKLKLCIDNLTDKSAKTRLAALESLRQAFSSRVLYDFLTERRLTISDCLERSLRKGSGEEKAASATVFALLCIQLGGGDEAEEGFKMLRPLLTATLSDSSASIAARQSCARTLGMCCYVSSAEDGEDLIKSLALLESVFMSSYPNGEGVLPTPKPGSAGLHTAALQAWSLLVTICPTSRLTVLLSHHLPKLQACLQSSDVNYRIAVGETIALLVELGREIDEEFEVEDGESLCECLKSLATDGNKHRAKNDRRKQRSIFREVLHYIENEDFTEEKIRFGVENVYIDSWVRRRIYDAFKEILESGVRHHLQFNQLLRDIFGLGPPLILDAAVKGNKISRFEKHLFNSAAFKARTKQRNKVRDKRADVM, translated from the exons ATGCCGCGGAGTAAGACGGGGAAACGTGGCTCCGGTAAGCCGG GCTCTCTCCGTCAGGAGGTTCTTCAGCTGCAGCTGTCGACTAAGGCGTCACTCAAAG GTGCTAAAAATGGAGTAAAGGGAGAGGCGGCAGCCAGCGATGATGAGCTGACGTCGGACATTCTCAGCCACTACAGCAGTGCCAGCGAGAGCACCTCGGTGCTGGAAGAGGGCACGG GAAGTGAGCAGGTGGATGAGCAAACTGCCCAGGAAGAAACAGAAGACAAACTCAAACTGTGTATAGACAACCTGACTGATAAGAG TGCAAAGACTCGTCTAGCAGCTCTTGAGTCGTTGCGACAGGCCTTCTCCTCCAGAGTGCTGTATGACTTCCTGACAGAGAGGCGCCTCACCATCAGCGACTGCCTGGAAAGGAGCCTCAGAAAAG GCAGTGGGGAGGAGAAGGCGGCGTCGGCTACGGTTTTTGCTCTGCTCTGCATTCAGCTGGGGGGCGGAGACGAGGCGGAGGAGGGCTTCAAAATGCTTCGCCCGCTTCTCACGGCCACCTTGAGCGACAGCAGTGCCAGCATAGCAGCTCGCCAGAGT TGTGCTAGGACTCTGGGGATGTGCTGCTATGTCTCATCTGCTGAAGATGGAGAG GACTTAATCAAGTCATTGGCTCTTCTGGAGAGTGTGTTCATGTCTTCGTACCCTAATGGAGAGGGAGTTCTGCCCACACCTAAACCTGGAAGTGCAGGTCTGCACACTGCTGCCCTGCAGGCCTGGTCACTGCTGGTCACCATCTGTCCCACTTCTAGACTGACTGTGCTGCTCAGCCA TCACCTCCCTAAACTACAGGCATGTCTTCAGAGCAGCGATGTGAACTACAGAATCGCAGTAGGAGAGACCATCGCCCTGCTGGTGGAGCTGGGGCGAGAGATAGACGAG GAGTTTGAGGTGGAGGACGGTGAAAGTCTGTGTGAATGCCTGAAGAGTTTGGCCACAGACGGCAACAAGCACAGAGCCAAGAACGACAGAAGGAAACAACGCTCCATCTTCCGAGAGGTGCTGCATTACATAGAG AACGAGGACTTCACAGAAGAGAAAATCAGGTTTGGAGTGGAGAACGTTTACATTGACAGCTGGGTGAGGAGAAGGATCTACGACGCCTTCAAAGAGATCCTCGAGTCTGGAGTCAGACACCATCTTCAG TTCAACCAACTACTGAGAGACATCTTTGGCCTTGGCCCACCACTCATCCTGGACGCTGCGGTCAAGGGCAACAAGATCTCACGGTTTGAGAAG CATCTTTTCAACTCGGCTGCCTTCAAAGCCAGAACTAAACAGAGGAACAAGGTCCGGGACAAACGTGCCGATGTCATGTAA
- the amt gene encoding aminomethyltransferase, mitochondrial — MMWARLTVGAGASGLGLRAAGDGLLRFVGAGCAGRRQQQSRAASTETALKKTPLFDFHREQGGKMVEFAGWSMPVQYKDSHIASHMHTREHCSIFDVSHMLQTNIHGKDRVKFMESLVVADIAELKDNQGTLTLFTNEKGGIIDDLIVTKTDQGYLYVVSNAGCADKDSAHMKARLAEFKYAGFDVDLEFLDCALIAVQGPTMSQVLQAGLKEDLSKLTFMTSVLATVFGVPDCRVTRCGYTGEDGVEISVPESRVVELTEKLLTNSEVKLAGLGARDSLRLEAGLCLYGNDIDETTTPVEATLVWTIGKRRRQAKDFPGADIIVPQIKAKTARKRVGLVSTGPPVRQHTPILSPDGKVIGEVTSGCPSPCLKKNIAMGYVDAAFAKNGTAIQVEVRKKAVPATVSKMPFVPTKYYTG, encoded by the exons ATGATGTGGGCTCGGTTGACGGTTGGAGCCGGGGCTTCGGGGCTCGGGTTGCGGGCTGCAGGGGACGGTTTGCTGCGGTTCGTTGGAGCTGGATGTGCGGGGAGGAGGCAGCAACAGAGCCGGGCTGCCAGCACAGAG actGCCTTGAAGAAGACTCCACTATTTGACTTCCACAGGGAGCAGGGGGGAAAGATGGTGGAGTTTGCAGGCTGGAGTATGCCCGTTCAGTATAAAGACAGTCACATTGCCTCTCACATGCACACCAGAGAGCACTGCTCCATCTTTGATGTCAGCCACATGTTGCAG aCCAACATCCACGGCAAAGACAGGGTGAAGTTCATGGAGTCACTGGTGGTTGCAGACATCGCAGAACTCAAGGACAACCAG GGCACGTTGACCCTCTTCACTAATGAGAAAGGTGGGATTATTGATGACCTCATTGTGACAAAGACGGACCAGGGCTACCTCTACGTTGTCTCCAACGCCGGCTGTGCTGACAAGGACTCTGCTCATATGAAG gcCAGACTGGCAGAGTTCAAATATGCAGGTTTTGATGTGGATCTGGAGTTTCTTGATTGCGCACTGATTGCTGTGCAAG GTCCCACTATGTCTCAGGTGCTCCAGGCGGGATTGAAGGAGGACCTCAGTAAGCTAACTTTCATGACCTCTGTCCTGGCCACGGTGTTCGGTGTCCCTGACTGCAGAGTAACTCGATGTGGATACACTGGAGAGGACGGGGTGGAG aTCTCCGTCCCTGAGTCCAGAGTGGTGGAGCTGACGGAGAAGCTACTGACCAACAGTGAGGTGAAGCTGGCCGGGCTGGGAGCTAGGGACAGCCTACGACTGGAGGCGGGGCTTTGTCTTTATGGCAATGACATCGATGAGACCACTACACCTGTGGAGGCCACGCTTGTCTGGACCATAG GAAAGCGCAGACGCCAGGCCAAAGATTTCCCCGGTGCTGACATCATCGTACCTCAGATCAAAGCCAAGACAGCCAGGAAGAGAGTGGGTCTGGTGTCCACCGGCCCCCCAGTCCGGCAGCACACGCCTATTCTCAGCCCTGATGGAAAGGTCATAG GTGAGGTGACCAGCGGCTGCCCCTCTCCCTGCCTGAAAAAGAACATTGCCATGGGTTACGTGGATGCAGCGTTCGCCAAAAATGGAACAGCCATCCAGGTCGAGGTCAGGAAAAAGGCAGTGCCGGCCACCGTCAGCAAGATGCCCTTTGTACCCACCAAGTACTATACTGGTTAG
- the si:dkey-20d21.12 gene encoding uncharacterized protein si:dkey-20d21.12: MSRPSSTQTTPQFYRVSDRDLTEIELHSVDSINDLHRTHPEHSHKGMRPPRPAYTPSPNGNIYTCDTTAANQRGHPGSKSWQSRLQDMLTPSSSRAYAMGCAIITLLLLTVLLIFYFLVQQGGAIRMLTEAVREKEAAATELSLLIQELHALRHNLTAKRATGGT, encoded by the exons ATGTCGAGGCCCTCTTCCACCCAGACCACTCCTCAGTTCTACAGGGTCAGCGACAGAGATCTCACCGAGATCGAGCTGCATTCTGTCGATTCCATCAACGACCTCCACCGAACACACCCCGAGCACAGCCACAAAG GAATGAGGCCTCCTCGTCCGGCGTACACACCTTCGCCAAATGGGAACATTTACACCTGTGACACGACAGCTGCCAATCAAAGAGGCCACCCAGGCAGCAAATCCTGGCAGAGCCGACTGCAGGACATGCTGACGCCAAGTTCATCCCGGGCCTATGCCATGGGCTGCGCTATCATCACTTTGCTTCTGCTCACAGTGTTACTCATTTTTTACTTCTTAg TCCAGCAGGGCGGCGCAATACGGATGCTGACGGAGgcagtgagagaaaaagaggcTGCAGCCACAGAGCTGTCACTGCTGATCCAAGAGCTGCACGCACTGAGGCACAACCTGACAGCCAAGAGAGCGACAGGAGGGACGTGA